A window of Grus americana isolate bGruAme1 chromosome 15, bGruAme1.mat, whole genome shotgun sequence genomic DNA:
GGGGCCATGCACCCTGAGGCACGGAGCTGGCACCGTGCCCTCTTGCCAAGCCAACAGCGTGGCAAATCCACTGTTGCCATCCCGGCCGTGACATCCCCAAACCTGCCTGCTTGCCAAAGTCACGCTGACCCCCCGTAACACCGCAGCACGGTGACGTCCCTGTGAATGCCACGGCCACCCTACGGCAGCCGTGGTGGGGTCACGACCTGTGCCGATGCTCAGACTTCAGGCATCACTCGGCTGTTTCACCTCTGCATTTCCCTGCACCCAGACGCAGAAACTCTTGTGAAATAAGAAAAGTTTGTCCTCACCTCCAGCTGCGTGGATGGATGTCCCAGCACTGTGGCATGATGCAGGACATCAGTTTGtccccatgccggagcaggcaGACTCCCGTGCACCGGAGGAGGACAAACCCCCACACAGGGCACTGGGGAGCACTGAGCCAAGAGGTGACATCCCAACGTGACCTGAGGCTGTACCAGCCCCATGGCTCCATCTCGATCCACTTTTGGGGTGCCACAGCCCCCTGACCCTGCCCCtcagctggtgctgggctgccaAGCTCCCACATCCATCCACCCgcctcctcctcacccctcccCGGCCACACGCAACCATCCACCACCACGAGCCAGCATGGCTGATGCCCGGCTGCAGGACTGGCGTCCGAAACCCCGCAGCCCCCGGACTGAGCAAAGGGAACTTCCCGGGCGGCCTCTCCTTTTAATTGGTGCTAATTGCTGCGTCTGTTCGTGCTGGCTGGGGAGATGTCATTGTTGAAAGGCACAGAGGGGAAGGCTCGGGGAGCTAATCCAGCTTTCAGCCGCTAAGCCCTTCGGAGGCGGGTGATGGAGAAgctctttcaggtcccttcAGAGAGGGCACAAAGCCcgagaggggaaagggagaaagaagggagcgAATCTACAGGAAAAACTGCTTTCACACGCAGCTCGGCGAAGGGTCTTTGTGCACGGGGCTTGTTGGGGGGGCTTGAATGGACCGCGCCGTGCCCCcacctccttctctccctcGTTTATCTTTTCAGCCCCATCTGCCAAAAGGGTGACGCAGCAGGGGCAGGGACGCTCAGGAGCACAGCCCTGCGGAGCGGGACCCTCACCCCACCGTGGACAGGATGGACAGGCGACAGACGGACAGGAGACCTGTGGATGCTCCCCCAGAATGAGCCTCCTCCGGTTTAACCCCTTTTGTGCCGGCAGAGCCACCTCCACTGCCATCGCACCGCTTTACCGGAGGATTCAGCGGCAAGGAGGATGCGGCGCGGCGTGCCACGAGGGAGGCAGCCATCGGGTCGGGGTCCTCCTTTTGTCCCAGGGGGATTCCAGGGGTTCTCCCACCAGGCAgagccctcccctgcctgacctgctggcagctggaagcagcagccGTGGGCAGGGCATGGAGTCAAGAGTTTGGTCTTTTTCCGAGCTTTGCTCCAAACCTCATCTTTCTGAGACAAGTGGGAAAACGCAAGGGCTGACACATTCCCACAGGGTGTGAGGTGGTTTAAAGCGTCAGCTCTGGCACTTGCTTTGAATCCGCTGCCTTTTTAGCCATTCTTAGAAGAAATCTGCTGTAACATATATATAAGCTGACAGCTGGGATCTCAACGAGACATCGATCACAAATACTAACAAGTCCCTCTGACCTCTGGCACATCCACCGAGCCTTTCAGGGGCTGATTAATGGTACGGCTTTCCCTTGTCTCCATCCTCCCACCACCCCTGGGACCCGGGCTCCGGTCCAGGAGGAGTGAGAAGCgttcctccctctcccacacCTTCACAGGGCTCCGGCATCCTCCAGCTCCATCCCAAATCAGGACAAAAGGCAAAAACCTCCACCAAAATCCCACAAAGATTCAGAACGGGACAGCCAAGCAATGCCAGTTTGatgttttggaaatgtttcatttcaatgACAATAATTTTAACTCATGGAAACCTTTGCAAGGACAGACAAGCTAAAACCACCACGCAAAGCACCATGCCAGACTGAACGCAAATGATAATATGTTGAATCGGGGTATCTCAACTGTTTCCTTAATCTCTGCCAGGTTTTGCTGCCTGCCCCTTGCCCCAGAGCGCATCTCGCAGGGCATCACCATGATTCCCCCTCCCGGCCCAGGGACGGCTGGTTTGCTGCCCAAAGGAAACACTCCCAGCCAGGCATCCTGCATCCTACACCAAGGTTTTCTGACAAGCTGGAAGACACCGGTGATTTTTCGGAGGTTTTGGATACTTTGGGTCATGGCCAAACCACTGCATCTCCAGAGGGGCACCCACAGGGCAGATGCTTGAGCCCTTCCCAGCCTTCCAGCGAGGGGGATGCTCCCCAGCTTCTCCGGACAAGCATGCTCCATCGCTTCAGCTCAGCACCCATCACTTCCTTCCCCAATGACCCGTTTTAGGGTTTCAGccccggaaaaaaaaaaaaaaaaaaaaaaaaaatcacttaccCAGACACTCGTTGGCCTCGCGGGCGCTGGCCCGCTGCCAGGGCCGGTCGTAGTGGAAGGGCTTGCAGCGGTCGCACTCGGGACCCTCTGTGTTGTGCTTGCAGTCACACACCAGCTTCTGCTCCTTGTCCTTCACGCAGCGCGCTGCGTGCCCGTTGCATTTGCAGCGCCCGCCGACCTGCAGCTCCCCCACTGCGTAGTAATAGGGGGTGGAGCCGGTGcccccctcctcctcaccaGTGTCCCGGCCGCCCAGGTCACGGAAGAGATGCGGGCGGCTGAAGACCACGCGGATGTCGGTGGCCGTCACCCAGTCCTGGAGCACAGGGCTGCTGTCAAAGTCCTGGGCGGAGGGTCGCCCATCAAGGGTGCTGAAGGCGATGAGCCCACCAGTGAGGGGGTAGAGGTCGGTGAGGCCGTCAGTGCAGAGGGCCTCCTGCTCATTCTGCTTGGTGACGGTGGCTTTGCTGGGCTTGCCGTAGATTTTACGGCACTGGGAGGAGTAGTACTGGTACGGCACCCAGGTCTTGCCGTAGTCCATGGACTTGAGGATGGCGGTGGACTCGGGCCGGGGCGAGCAGAACTGGAGGCTGACGTAGACCACTTCAAACTTCTTGCCGAGGGAGAGGGTGAGGGTGACGTTCTGGGGCGAGTGGTAGAGGGTCTCTGAGCGCCAACACGTCATGTTGGAGGCGGTGTTGAGGTCGGTCAGGTAGGCAGGTGGGTGGGCTCGGCGGGGGTCCGAGGCGTTGCAGTGCCGTGTCGGGGGCTTCCCGCACGTGCTGGAGGCTTGAACCTCCTTCCCGAAGGCGGCGTTGACGAATTCAGGGATGCAGCGGCGAGGAGCGCCGCTCTCGTCGTAGCAAGGGTCCGGGGGGTTCTGCTGGGCCACAAAGGGGTTCACGGTCTGGGAGAGGCCCAGCATGGTGGTGGTGAGGAGCAGGCGCAGGAGCTGCAGAACCTCCATCCTCCCGTGGCGAGGGAAGCGGCTCCTCCCTGGAGCAAGAGCAAAGAGAGTGAACAGCGCCGGCAGCCTCACCGGGAGCGGAGCAGCCACGGCACTGCCCATGTGGGGAGGCTGGTAAGGAATGGGGAACACCCCCATGTCTGGCCCTTGACCCGTGCACACCTTCCCACCCCACATCTCCTGATGCAGCGTCctgggagcggggcagggaggCAACTACTTTGTGCTGCCTTGTCCTGCACTGCTCGTCAGCAGGAGCAAAACACCACGGGAAATGGCAGGAGCAGATGAGCTTTGGAAGGAGGAGGTTGAAATCAGGGTCCAGCCCTTCCCTGGCCTCTCACAAACTGTCTCAGGAGCAACAGGAACATTCACCCTGCCAGCGGCCCTGGCTGTCACGCATGGCTCGGAGACCCCCGTCACCGCGCAGCTGCCgaggagaggtggtggggaaGAGCTGGGGAGACCTTTCAGCTGTGACAGTAGCTGCAAACCCCAAGTTATCCAACCGCAGCCAAAACCAGCTCCCGCCAGtgcaggagaaaggagcagcagcacaaacacCTTGTGGGGACATTTGCTCACCTTGCGGCAGGAGCTCGCCAGGGTGAAGGCCTGGGGCTCAGCCAGGGCTGGTACCACTTTCCCTGCCGTCCCACAGCCCCGGCAGCATCCTGCTGGCCATGGGGATGGTGGCTTCTCCAGGCTGGGGGCTGGATCCCCTCCAGATCCCACTGCCACACTGCCCGAGTATTTCCACTGGCAAAAGGAGGTTATTCTGGCCTCACCCCCAAGAAACTCAGGTCTGGGTCTGCTGTTAATGGAGGGAAAGCAAGGACCAAATGCAGGGCTTGGCTGGGCTCCTCTCCTGGCAGCCACAGCACACAGCCAGGGGATGCTGGGTGGCTCCCAGGGGACAC
This region includes:
- the NTN3 gene encoding netrin-3, giving the protein MEVLQLLRLLLTTTMLGLSQTVNPFVAQQNPPDPCYDESGAPRRCIPEFVNAAFGKEVQASSTCGKPPTRHCNASDPRRAHPPAYLTDLNTASNMTCWRSETLYHSPQNVTLTLSLGKKFEVVYVSLQFCSPRPESTAILKSMDYGKTWVPYQYYSSQCRKIYGKPSKATVTKQNEQEALCTDGLTDLYPLTGGLIAFSTLDGRPSAQDFDSSPVLQDWVTATDIRVVFSRPHLFRDLGGRDTGEEEGGTGSTPYYYAVGELQVGGRCKCNGHAARCVKDKEQKLVCDCKHNTEGPECDRCKPFHYDRPWQRASAREANECLACNCNLHARRCRFNMELYKLSGRKSGGVCLNCRHNTAGRHCHYCKEGFYRDLSKSITDRKACKACDCHPVGAAGKTCNQTTGQCPCKDGVTGLTCNRCAKGYQQSRSPVAPCIKIPAINPTSLVTSTEAPADCDSYCKPAKGNYKINMKKYCKKDYVVQVNILEMETVANWAKFTINILSVYKCRDERVKRGDNFLWIHLKDLSCKCPKIQISKKYLVMGISENSTDRPGLMADKNSLVIQWRDAWTRRLRKLQRREKKGKCVKP